The Rosa rugosa chromosome 3, drRosRugo1.1, whole genome shotgun sequence sequence AGTATAAGCTTATGATATATATCATATTAAGTCAAGCTTATCTGTTATTTGAATTCAAAATCGGGTTGCAGTTAGACAAGCAGTTAAGGATGATATGCAGTTAAGGTATTGCAACAGTTTCTTTATGGATGAAACTGATTAGCAAGGTTGCTGTATATATATGTCAGATTGGTCCCTTCTAATACACGAATTGTTCTTGATTTTAGTCACATATACTAAGAGAACATAATGGTGAAATTAGGAGAAGGCTATCATGGACAGTGGGAGTGCATCAAGTAAGTTTTCTGGGTTCATATTCTTGGGTTCTTATTTTCTGCAGATTCAGAATTGATATGTAGTCTTCAATCCCTAGTTCGTTCTTACATTCAATTGATTTGCAGTAATTCTATTAACATGATTTGATCTAGTATAGGTTCAGATAAAGTGTGATTTGATATATTTTTCATATCTCATGCTAACATTTCATGCAATCACCCTTCATCAAACATGTTCCAGATTTCAACAATTACTTCCCACCATCTTGCCAAAACAGATATCACAATCCAAACTACAATCTAGTGAACATATATTTTCAGGATTGCAACAATATCTCAATCCCACATTTTTAATATGTACAGTAGCTACTCAGCATACTAATGCAATACCAAGTTTAATCGATCACAGTGCAATGAAACTAGTGGCCAGCATGTATCCCCACATAATTCCAAGATTTAAAGTTATACCTATAGTGGATATAGATGCAGAGTTGCCGACTATAATTACATTTAACTCCCACTCTAGTTCTCGATACTTCCACAGAACTCAACGCACTCCATTACCATCCGAGTTGCCACTTCTGGAATTTAAACCATAATTAAACATCAGTACCCAATTTAAGATGCAAGTCTAGGCGGAGAACAAACCAAAGGAGCTGAGACCGTCTCCGAGAGCAGTGGCACAGCGGCGGCACAACGTACCTGATTCTCCAATTCAACCCATTCAATAAACCGAGCTTGACTAGAGATCAATTCGTGTTCCAGGATGTCGAAGAAAAAGCAAGGAACACCGGAAGCCTGAGAATGGCTGCCGGGAACGGTGGATCCGTCGTACCCGAAAACACCCAAAAACCAAGTTCTCACAAACTTAATCAAATTCGAAAACAAGTTATACTAGCATGTAGAGCGTGATGAGGTGATCAAGTTTCATACCTCATGCATCGTCAATGGTCACCGAAGTCGCCGGAAAACGCGCCGGAAACACCGAAGCTTTTGGGCTTCCATTCTCTCTTCTCACTTCATGCATGGACGATCCAAGACAACAGGCAGAACCACGGTGGCACGGTGAATAGAGGAGTCGAACTTGGCCGGTGCGCCGCCTTGTCGTGGCCGGAAAGCGGAGATGCAGTCGGGTCGCTGGCGCGGGTCGCAGGTTCGGGAAAACGGGTCTCGAGCTCTAACTTGGAATGGGGCTTCCTTTATATATTTGAAGTCAACGATCCAGATTGACAAGATTACAATGAACGGCTCAGATCGCTCcacatattttcttttattccaAATGAATTTGTTAATTCTTGAACTTCCGAGATTCGTAATAAATAGTTCCGACGTCAGACAAATTCCAAGAAAATTACCACGAGCTCGTCATGTGACATACTTTATTGTCGAACCTTTAAATTAGAAATTCCACTTCCttgaaaattcagaaaaattttCCGAGTGTCCTTAACACTTATCGAGACTACAAATTAAATCTGGAACAATGAAACTTTAGCTCCTTCAAAATTTCGGGGCCTCACATGAGCATGGATACGGGAAGCCAAACCTCCATTTTCAGCAGCAAAATGAGCAAAGAATTCATCAAATCATGCTTTCATATTCCATATTTTCTTCTTGCACGTAACAAATTTTCTATTTCATTCAAATTTAGAAAAGATCATCACATCATCATCAAAACTGCACCTCCCTCCAAAAAGGTTCAATCTTTGCCTCATTAAACATTATTGATGCatcaaaaaactaaaataaagacCAATTCTTTGTGCGAAGCAATCCAATTTTGGTACCTCGATCTCACTTTCTCAGACCCAAGAAGTACAGAGTTCACTAAACCCAATTCAATATCATGTTTTTCTCCGATTATCATTTCAacttatataaaattataaatatggATTTGGCAAGCCTTCAATTTGAACCTCAACCCAACTACATACTTAGCTGATAAGTCCCAATTCAATCTTAGAATCAAGAACAAGTAGTCAATGATTATGGAAGCCATTATTGTTTATATAGAACTTAGgtggaaaaagaatgaaaaataaaacttgTTGATCAATCTCCATGACCTTATATTAAAAGAATAGAGAACCTTAGGTGGgttgaacaaatgaaacaaaGATGATTTGACTCTGTTGAGGAGAGCACACGATTAAAAGATGcagtttttattattattatttttaatttatagAAAGGGTAAAATAGGAAAAAAGAATTTATAAAAATTAGAAGATGTCCAAATAGTAAATTGAGAGGTgcagattttattttttatttttttatctttcattttgttcattttttagaAGGGCAAAGTTGGATTTAAAAACTTCCAAAAATtattggaggtccaaatacaattttaggaggtatgaatagaacttcCCTAAggataaagaaagaaaaatgggaaaaaaaaattactcttcttacctctcccaaatataacattcaattaaattaattttttttaacggaatttccttatattgcctatatagttttataatttacctaaaacaattaattaaaaataataatttctatagatggcccatcatttaatacaaaaataaattcaaaacaatctgatatAGTATGGCATTAATgcaagtaattaaaaaaaaaatataggctACGTGGCCTTATTCGACATGAGCATGCAATTCTTAGAGTAATTATTCGATGGTTTCGGACTACTCAGTGCTACTGCACAGTGTCTTTTGCAATAAAATGAGAACATCGACTTATATTAAGCGAACAATAAATCTTCATGGATAGTGTGAGTCACCTACCCTCTAATGTTAATACATACATAATCTCAAATTAcatagaaaaaagaagaagttacaTTTCTCATTAGGCACACCTATAAAATCAAACAGTAATTTATTTGAAGTTCTCAAACAAAAGCGATACAAATGTAACCAAGACTGATAATTTTAATTAGCCCGTGACTTTGACACGGACGACACTGCTCTCATCAGCCTCCTGCTTTTCAACTCTTTCAGTAGGAGGAGGAAGCAAACCCTTTGCTTTACAAGTATCAACAGCTCCTACAAACATGTCCTCCAAGCTGTATTTGAACTCGAACCCTGTTTCCAATAATTTCTTTGAAGAAAAATGGACCTTTGGCAAGTTCTCCTCAATGCCCTTGAACCTGCACTCACACCAATTTGTCAATTCATAATGTTCATTAACATCTATATGGGGTTATTGAGGCCGGAATTACAATTACTTACGTTGTAGGAACATTGTACTCGGGGTACTTTTCCCTCAGCAATTTCGCAGTTTCATGAATCGTAGCATCGTGCGATGAACAAATGTAGCGGCCCTCTGCTTTCGGATGCTCATACAAGTATATATGAGATTGGCAGAGGTCGTCTAGATGAACGAATTGGCATTGCTTTATGATCGAATAATGACTTTCTTTTCCTATTAAAAGTAATGACAGAATGTAAGTTAACTATTGCCAATTAACAACAATGTGATGTAGTGGTACTGTAGTAGTTGTACCAATGAGTGGCGAAAGTCCAGTAACGAGGCTCGGCGGCATGGCAGGCATGAGAAATGGACCGATTACGAGAGTTGGGATAATGGTGATGAAATCAATGTTATTTTCTTTGGCAAACTTCCATGCCTCTTGCTCAGCTAGAGTTTTGGATACAAAATACATCTGAAACAGAACAATGAACCCATCCACAGAATTAGagttttgcaaacaaattaagaAATTATCTAAGACATTGATCAACATTCATGTTCTTAGTTAGTACTTACCCAACCAGTCATCTTCACTCTCCGGCAAAATTCGACATCACTCCAGTTGCTTTCGTTGTAGACCGGCTTATGGGTCTCTTCAGCATTGACAGATCCAGCCGAAGATGTAAACACTAGCCTTCTAACAGTCTTTGCTTTTAGACATGCTTTCATGATGTCTAGCACCCCATTTATAGCAGGTTTGATCACTTCGTTCtgacaaagaaaacaaatgtcaaGTTTAAACCATGTTTAATTATCATATAAAATCAAGGACTACAACTAATAATTCTCAATAAGAACTACAATATTGTAAAAAGAGATTTTATCACAAATAGTGTATGAAATATGGATGATTCTACACTTTGGTGTATGAACTTCGAAAACTATCAGAATGGTGTATGAACTTTGCATTTTAACATCATTTTAGTATATGGGACTAACACCGTTAAGTTTGACCGTTAAGTTCTACCATTTAGGCACTGTTGGAATTTTGCAATAATTCTAATTTATCATGCAGATAAACAAAACCTTCCTTCCTAaggactagccttcaacatgccacaATTCACCTAACGACCTCTTGTCTAATTGGTTACTAAcagggcggaatcactgctgccttAGTGAGGAATAATTCTGGTAAATGCAAGATAATTAAAATTGTCTGCAGGTCCTCTAACAGATAAATAAAGACTAAAGACTTAGTTTAGCTAGAACAATAAATATTTTTGCGACAAAGTACTAGGCACACATTCAggaatttatttattaaacaTAAATACAGACTGATAAACCCAGAGCCTTACTCTTGGGTAAACAGCTAAAAGTTGTTTAGCTATTCATGACTGTAAAGACTTACTTGGAGTAAAAGCACACTCCACACTTGGAGCTTCTAGGTAAAGCACACTGCTACTACTATGACTCTGGCTTTCTTACTCTTTGAGAGAATGTGATTCTCCTCAATTTTCTGATGCCTTACAAACTAAACTTagagctccttatatagggagcagAACTCAAACCAGAGTTCAAAACATAAAATGGTACAGCACAACTCTATTATTGTCTGCTCTcgtgagtgctcctgatgatggaggtcggttGGCGAAAACCAGATTCCTTTAGGtcaaatgtttttcaccttgttcttttctgaaaagcaaaagcatcttTAGGAAAAGCCAAAGTTGCTTTCAGTGCTTtttacacctgctgcttcacatgttttcGTCTGTTTCATAGTTGTGGCCTAGGACAAGAGAGTTGTCAGCCATCCTAGCTTTAACTTCATTATCTTCTACGTCTGTATCtgcatacatcttgtagtggttgtcattttcaagttttTGGATCCACTGCAAGCAGGGTAACGTAGAATCGATCTCTTTTCTCTTGAGAGACAGAAAAAGGTCACTGCTCACAACCTTAGGGTGATCATAGGCAATGATTATAATTTTCTCCcctgctgccaggaatgtgttttctttattttcttcgaTGATCTTTTGGATATAGTCGAGGGACATGGCTTTCATCCAGGGAATGCTAGagtttggctggccattgtatccCACACAGGTAGGCTGAAGGTACCTTCCTTGGATAatcctcacataatgatatggagaaatatattcaaTTTCACCTTCTCTGTTTTGGATCCATTCAGGAGGAGTTGATCTGAATTTCAACCTGAGGATATAGTCGTTTTTTCTGACATTCTTGACTGTATTGACTATGATTGGAGGTAAtcctttgagatcatcattagttttagtccagagattatggacaaaaccgtTTTTAACAAGCCaaaacttgtgttcttgaggatgttcactctgaacattgaccatccaacataaggtccaggGACTACGAAGAGAGTTGGAGGGAAAGAGTAGGAATTCTGACTTCCAATGAAAGTATGAAAGTCAAACCAATCTGGTTCTGTTAGTGCTAAAACAGGAACTCTAGCACTTTCAGGATCTTCAAGATACTGAGCTTTTTCATTctggacagcactctgctgtgttttttcattaatttcttcaaattgtggtctagcattttcatGGAGTTCTTCAGCTAGGGCAAACAAAGCTGGGAACATGAGACCACTATTTCTTTCTTGAAAGGCGTATAAGAGGTTATCTAAGATTGTCTTCTGATGGTAtgctaatctcctgccagttcgAAACACAGGATCTGCAAAAGTTTTCAATTCGTagttaaaaacatttattaatCCAATTGGAGTTGATTTtatttttggcaaagcaacagccttcaacggtcttgatgagcctttaccgtctgccgtttgagacgggctagccaatccttaccctgggattgattagttgtggctagtccttttggacttagcagaaaccttttgaggattttttttctttaggatcCTCAGCAATTTCAggttctttcccagttcttctgtttctgggattgcgaccttcgtcgtcatctcttCGGCTGAACATTGTCATTTAtctggttaaggcgtctggaagataattcttgtttcctgcaattaattcaacattataattatattggttaagaaataattgacagtttgctaatcttcctctatcagcagctttatcaagtttaaaatttttgaaattatttactctagcacaatcggtgcgtacAGTAAaaggttttccaagaaaagctggagagtttaaaattgttttcttgatagccaaaatttctttttctcttgtaggataattttgttctacagggctgaacttgccactacaaaatttacagatcttttcaatgttagttccggGCGTTTTTGCTaaaacaacaccggaccagtaattatcactagcatctgtttggagaatgatttcatcattttcctctggttgttggagaggagggagatttttgcagagagcttttatctgcttcacaattttttcatcatcttctgtaaagttcaattttcttttggaacttgttttaggagataataTTGTTGttagtcctgagattttgggtatgaaatctctcccataattaatgactcctaagaatctctctagactcttagcatcaggaattctatctgggaatttccagattttctcaaggatgtggggttggagttttatcactccattcatGATGTTTATTCcaaggaaatcaacttcatctagGATAAAGAAGACTTTCTTTTCTCCTAAgatgattccatgctgaactaccagctttacaacctcatagaggtgtttcatgtgttcttctctgtttttggagaagacaaggatgtcatcaatgtagacgacgcagaattcagcaacatgtttgaagatgtcatccatctttctctggaagattgaggggggcttgttttaggccaaagGGCATTACTAACAattcgtaatgaccttgtggtgttccaaatgcagtgaggggaacactatctggatgcatcttgacttgccaaaaacccgattttgtatcaaattttgaaaagactttagctcctctgagctggttgatcagtactcatacttgagcaatttgataaccatCTTTAACGGttttcttattgacatctctgtagtcaattaccattctagTTTTTCCTCTGatattttctgcatgatttctcacgtagaaagctggagcatgatgagagCTAGTGGATGgattgaattaatctcttgttcaggagatcttctatatcttttctgaattccttTTGATCTTTCTCTTTATACTGAGggatggctttgacatgacagatagcattcaagtcatgtaatcttaattcacagaccactgggtctttttcccaaaatttcttAGGGTCGACATCTATATTCTGTTAGAgaattttcttgattttatcaagagtagaaattttctgagactcaagcttattctggaagtgcttgaggttgtgttcatggatgaaactagcttcttcatcttcactagtttcttcttcttcagaagaatCTTCAATAAGCAATTctttttgttgcttaatttgGAGTATCAGTTctaatttgggtttgtagggctTATGATCACCACTATTTTGTTGCGATCTGTGATATTGAGTGGTAAATtttggacctactacactttgTGCTTGAGTAAGCatgtctgcccagaacacccatTCTCATTTTCTAaagcctatcgcttcttcatcttgaataaatctttgttggagaataaaattatttcccaacaagaaatctgatccttggccttctgATTGCCAAAGGGTattgatgataaatgttcctccaccaacgGTTATATGAACATTtcttgctactttattcattgtaagatggcttccatcaaactgGACACCAGCAGctattcttttcttatcttctttccagagttcttctggaattgcaaatctttttgcaactgtgaATCCTGATCCgttatctacaaatgcatgtagatgatattttttgtgatcagggaattttaatccgatctctatgtagttgctgtatctacttgtagagatgactttcgattgttgaagctcattttcctgagcttgttcttgtggtatgaatggtttacattcttttGGACTATTtcctggtggttcaaccagttctagATTGTCATCGAGCTTTTCTTCATCGATctcttcttcctttatttttgaggaagagggttccataatttcttggaacaaaatttctattttcttctctttttgttcagagaaatattcttcatattcttgttctatCAATTGGCTGATAaagccattcttggtttttcttcttgcttcagctatgaaacattctttgtgataagtcttttttgactcttcacaaaacataggaagtccattcttttcgtgacataagcagtagtcacaaacgaatgtaccagggttcacctaaTAGGAAGACATTATTgtttctgtcttactttcttcccagtttttgacttTAAGAACATTCATATGTCTAGATTCTAAGTATTCTACTTCAGATTCTGTTTCAGAgtcagatgattcttcttcttcagaccaggcatagtaaactgacctgtcatcatcttcttcatcagaatGAGCTATTTCGTAGACTTTCATATTTGTCGTTTCTACTATgggctcatattcttcaaatagagctttagtagatcttttacccttttctgggcattcattgacatagtgcccttcagctttacataaccaacatctgcaagctttcttgcctgGTTGTTTATTCTGATGGTTGGTCTGATGATTCTTCTTTCTGttgaagaatttcttctttGGAACTTCATCTTGTTGTTTCTTGAAATTGgaactttttttaaatttccaatcttttttcTTATTACTCTTTCGGAATTTTTtcgagtaatatttttcttttctttttctgtggaacttggattcatgacatccctagttggttggcatatccagtattccgtaacagaagttttcaactcctttgagctGTTTTTTGGCCATCTTGGCTCTAAGatttgctttgcattgttcttttagtaattgcctgattctgtcggcaattcttccaactgaaaatctttcaattggtttttcagctatgctttctctcacagctgttctccatggttcagggagttttctgtgtAACAAGTttactagatcagtattctctagttcacctattgtacagtaatattcttgaaattcattcaagtattctttaaaatatctcatgtcacagattttgagagcatagatatttgatttggccattTCTTTAGCATTTTCACTTaaatttgagagatctccacagaattgatcgtacaggggtactgaaaaatcatacggagattttgaattttttatttcttctagcCAGTCTCTTCCTCTGGCAGTCTCTTTGAAAGACAGATACTACTTTTTGGCTActccggtgagagtagtttcatagtacacctgaagatctggtgcttcaaaCTTTCCAAGAGTgagagcagaggccatcatcaggctatcTACCCACTGATCAATAGCTTTTCTTttatctagagctttgtctagatttagctATATTCCATAATTCGTGATTGGCACCCGGGGCATATTGTCTTCtcggacaaatctttgagaatttatttcttcttttctgcctaTAGGGGCTTTCTGCACAGGGAGTttcagttttccc is a genomic window containing:
- the LOC133736716 gene encoding bifunctional dihydroflavonol 4-reductase/flavanone 4-reductase-like; protein product: MASESESVCVTGASGFVGSWLVMRLLERGYTVRATVRDPANTKKVKHLLDLPKAATHLTLWKADLEEEGSFDEVIKGCTGVFHVATPMDFEPKDPENEVIKPAINGVLDIMKACLKAKTVRRLVFTSSAGSVNAEETHKPVYNESNWSDVEFCRRVKMTGWMYFVSKTLAEQEAWKFAKENNIDFITIIPTLVIGPFLMPAMPPSLVTGLSPLIGKESHYSIIKQCQFVHLDDLCQSHIYLYEHPKAEGRYICSSHDATIHETAKLLREKYPEYNVPTTFKGIEENLPKVHFSSKKLLETGFEFKYSLEDMFVGAVDTCKAKGLLPPPTERVEKQEADESSVVRVKVTG